The nucleotide window TCTCCGTTGCAAGTTCCAACCCAAGTTCGGCTAATTTCCTTTTCGTAATATCTGCCGCTCTCTTTATGTCTTCTTTGGTTTTTGCGAATAACAAAAAGTCATCGGCGAATCTTACAAAACGAATATTGTTTTCAGCCCAGATCCAATCAAGTTCATTTAAATATACGTTCGCTAGTAACGGAGAAATAACCCCTCCTTGCGGAGTGCCGGTATCTGTTGAGTGAAATTTACCTTCTTCCATATAACCAGCTTTTAGCCACAACCAAATCATATCTAACACTGTACCATCTGCGATGTATTTATTTAATACTCTCATCAGCTTCTTATGTGGGATATTATCGAAAAAGCCTTTAATATCTGCATCGAAGATGTAATTATATCCTTGTTCGATATTCGCCATGATTATTTGCAGGACACGTTCTGCACCAACATTTGGTCTGTATCCACATGACCATTTGTGAAAGATATCCCTTTCGAATTTCGGCTGAAGTACATTTACTATTGCCTGTTGGACAATTCTATCTTCAATATTCGGAATGCCTAAGGGTCGCTTTTTGCCATTTTTCTTAGGAATATAATGTCTTCTTACTGGTGACGGCTTATACTCTTTATTTCTCAGTCTCTGTAGAAGCGAGTCCAGATTTTCATCTAAGTGATATCTATAGCTGTCAATTGTTTCGCCATCAATACCACCTGACCCGTTGTTGGCTTCTACCTTTTCCCAAGCAGCTTTTAGCCTTCTGTCGAAAAGTATTTGTCCATAAATACTATGCCATTTGAATTTTAACGTATGATTCATTACATATTCCGCACCCTTCATTGTGTACATTCAGTTCGTTTATACCGAGGTATCGTTTTCTGTTAACATTACACATCTTTACAGATGTGGAGCCACAAGGTCGTTCCCCTTCCGTTCATGCATGGTTTAGTCCATACACTACTTCCGTACTATGAGAACGTCTGACTTCTCCATTCACATCTAGCATTTCGGATTACCCTTATAGGTAGATGTCCCTTTGGGTTGGAATGGAGACCTCACGGGGTCATCGCACCTTCCTTCTAAACATACCCAGCACCATCACTTGATAAATTGCCTCTATCCGGCTGATTCATTGGTATAGAGACCACTAATGTTATAGTGGGCTTCCCATTATATTCGCATAGTCGCCAACTTACCCTGCCGCCGTGCTTCACACTTATTGCATTTGGGTCTGCTTATCCGACTGCGGGTCTCTCGATTGTCCGCATCTCCTTCAGACATCACCTCACGGTGATGCCCTAGATTAGTCTTCACTAGTTGTATCAGCACTCTAGTGGAAGGATTTTCACCTTCGGGAAAACGAGTCTTCTAGGATTCGGGAGCCGTGTTTATCGCAATAACGTACTCCAACCTTTAACAACTCATTCAGTGCAGTTCTACTGCACAAGGTACGACTGCCTGTCGCACAAAATAAGCCCATCTCAAAAAAAGAAATGGGCTTAAAATTATAGTGGCAATAGTAGAAAGGGTGTCAGGCACCTTAGTTCTCTACTAGTTTTGCAGCGACTTTTTTATCGGCAGTTTTTGTTGTGGTGCTTCCACCTTTTAATTCGTCTTCTGCATGTTTAACACGTTTGATAAAGAATGCCAATACGAGGGCTACAGCAGCAATAAAGCTAGCGATTAGGAACGAGTAATTAATTCCGTTCAATGTTGCCTGCATCATGATCTGTTGTTTCATTTCGGCAAGTGCAGCAGGTGTTGGTTTTCCTGTCAGATGTTTCATTGCTTCCTCACCAAGCACTTTCCCCTGCGACTCAGCACGATTTGACATAATGGTCACCATTAAGGCAGTCCCAATAGCACCTGCTACTTGGTTTAATGTATTGTTCATGGCTGTACCATGTGGGTAGAACCGTCTTGGTAATTGATTTAGGCCGTTTGTTGAAACAGGCATCATGACCATTGACATCCCAAAAGCCCGTATTGAATATAAGATAATGAGGTGTGTATATGTTGTATGAAGGGTTAATTGACTAAACCCATAAGTTGTCACGACGATAATCGCTAATCCAGTGACAGCAAGAATTCGTCCGCCAATTTTATCAAATAATTTACCTGTGATTGGTGACATCAACGCCATCAAAATTGCCCCTGGCATTAGCATTAATCCTGCGTCCATCGGCGAGATGCCGCGAAGGTTTTGAACATAAATAGGCAACAAGAGCATTCCGGAAAACAAAGCCATATTAACTGACATGGTAATAACAGAAGACAAGGCAAACATTGGGTATTTATAGATCCTAAAATTTAATAATGGCTCATCTTGACTTAACTGACGGAAAATAAATACGGTCAACGAAATAATCCCTATGGCAATCGTTCCATACACTAATGGGCTGTCCCAGCCTTTACTGCCGGCAGAACTAAATCCATATAAGATACCGCCAAAACCAATACTTGAAAGGAGAAGCGACAAGAAATCAAGGCGGATATCCACTTTCTCTTTTTTGTCTTTAAGTAAGAAAATACCAAGTAAGACAACAATAATAGCAATAGGTGTAACAAAGTGGAATAGCATTCTCCAATCATAATGCTCAATAATCCAGCCAGATAATGTTGGCCCAATGGCTGGTGCAAACATTAATATCAGACCGAAAACACCCATTGCCGCTCCCCTTTTTTCAATTGGGAAGGATACTAACATAACATTCATTAACAGCGGCATCAAAATGGCAGACCCGGAAGCCTGCAGCATCCGCCCTGCTAAAAGGAGTGGAAATACATGGGCAAAACCAGCGAGAATCGTTCCTGCAGTAAATAAAATCATGGCACCTAAGAAGATATGCCGTACTGAAAATTTTTGAATGAGGAACGCACTTGCTGGGATCAAGATCCCATTTACCAGCATAAACCCTGTAGTAAGCCACTGAACCGTGGATGCTTCTACATTCAAGTCCCTCATAATAGAAGGCAGTGCAATGTTTAATAACGTGTTGTTTAAAAATGAAATAAAGGCACCGATCATCAATACGGCTAAAATTCCGTATGGTGGACGGTCATGCTTTTTTTCGGTTTGATCCATTATTGTTTCCCCCTTAGACGAATAGTCCAAACATATCATTAAAAATCAGATAACCACTATCTTATACCTTTGGTTCAAATTTTGCAATCAAAAAATATCCTGTTATTTAATGGGTTTGTAACCTTCTATTAAATAAGGTACTATAATTTTTATACACGCAGTCTACCATACAAAGAAAGGGTGATGAAATGAATGACAGGAAACAGCATGTAATTGATGCT belongs to Neobacillus sp. OS1-2 and includes:
- a CDS encoding DHA2 family efflux MFS transporter permease subunit, which produces MDQTEKKHDRPPYGILAVLMIGAFISFLNNTLLNIALPSIMRDLNVEASTVQWLTTGFMLVNGILIPASAFLIQKFSVRHIFLGAMILFTAGTILAGFAHVFPLLLAGRMLQASGSAILMPLLMNVMLVSFPIEKRGAAMGVFGLILMFAPAIGPTLSGWIIEHYDWRMLFHFVTPIAIIVVLLGIFLLKDKKEKVDIRLDFLSLLLSSIGFGGILYGFSSAGSKGWDSPLVYGTIAIGIISLTVFIFRQLSQDEPLLNFRIYKYPMFALSSVITMSVNMALFSGMLLLPIYVQNLRGISPMDAGLMLMPGAILMALMSPITGKLFDKIGGRILAVTGLAIIVVTTYGFSQLTLHTTYTHLIILYSIRAFGMSMVMMPVSTNGLNQLPRRFYPHGTAMNNTLNQVAGAIGTALMVTIMSNRAESQGKVLGEEAMKHLTGKPTPAALAEMKQQIMMQATLNGINYSFLIASFIAAVALVLAFFIKRVKHAEDELKGGSTTTKTADKKVAAKLVEN
- the ltrA gene encoding group II intron reverse transcriptase/maturase; this encodes MNHTLKFKWHSIYGQILFDRRLKAAWEKVEANNGSGGIDGETIDSYRYHLDENLDSLLQRLRNKEYKPSPVRRHYIPKKNGKKRPLGIPNIEDRIVQQAIVNVLQPKFERDIFHKWSCGYRPNVGAERVLQIIMANIEQGYNYIFDADIKGFFDNIPHKKLMRVLNKYIADGTVLDMIWLWLKAGYMEEGKFHSTDTGTPQGGVISPLLANVYLNELDWIWAENNIRFVRFADDFLLFAKTKEDIKRAADITKRKLAELGLELATEKTKFVNFDDDDFDFMGFTFEHWRKRKKDGKPYYIAKPKESTWNDFRQKIKVKTKKTLTLSKEKWIEYVNPVIRGKVNYFLNIYKAIKANEEHGFNSSCFFKAFGKELLAIDGYIRQRLRVAMIHKHPSQRKGHAMKTKWNNEFFAIIGLIPSYWYYYHKIYGFSLESYILRMKEKQKKEQERRILKAKEKGQEYYTPDRVRKMKYAQRLATY